In Oryza sativa Japonica Group chromosome 11, ASM3414082v1, the following are encoded in one genomic region:
- the LOC4350832 gene encoding putative F-box protein At5g38270, whose product MKMRAAVADGDGDDDGAGAPVQVSVDPAAYRDWSALPADLLLTVMESLAIPDLFRAGTACASWYAAYSIARRARIPIRDSAPCLLYSGEGDDDPSKATLYSPSSGDCFRVRLPDPPLRSRNLVGSAHGWLVTADEQSNLHLVNPLNGAQVALPPVTALHHVESFVDEEGNIVYSVDESLGPDDPEANLPEFEELADREVPVEYPAEKLRLFMYHRVILSCSPSVGRECVALLVHRPDGMISFARPGDERWTHINRTTSNGSLKWDTGYTDALYNKNDGLFYLLSFDGSICALDLSGSSPVARNIVKKNTQWDNPSKYIVLAPWGDLLEVWRLRDFDEPDETPECSSAEFEDRSDKWLTEEIMLYKVDIDKQKLVKISSIGDYALFLGFNSVVCLPTENFPMLKPDCAYLSDEFYEEICVKRHNWREIGIWDLKNCKLQSLGDVESLHAWRNWPSPIWITPSLS is encoded by the coding sequence ATGAAgatgagggcggcggtggccgacggcgacggcgacgacgacggcgccggcgcgcccgTCCAAGTCAGCGTGGACCCCGCCGCCTACCGGGACTGGTCCGCGCTCCCGGCCGACCTGCTGCTCACGGTGATGGAGTCGCTCGCCATCCCCGACCTCTTCCGCGCCGGGACCGCCTGCGCCTCCTGGTACGCCGCCTACTCCATCGCCCGCCGCGCCCGTATCCCCATACGGGATTCGGCTCCGTGCTTGCTCTACTCcggcgaaggcgacgacgaCCCCAGCAAGGCCACCCTGTACAGCCCCTCGAGCGGGGACTGCTTCCGCGTGCGGCTCCCGGACCCGCCGCTCCGGAGCCGCAACCTCGTCGGCTCAGCGCACGGCTGGCTCGTCACCGCCGACGAGCAATCCAACCTCCACCTCGTGAACCCGCTCAACGGCGCGCAGGTCGCGCTCCCGCCCGTCACGGCCCTCCACCATGTGGAGAGCTTCGTGGACGAGGAAGGGAACATAGTGTATAGTGTTGATGAGTCTCTGGGGCCCGACGATCCAGAAGCCAATCTCCCCGAATTCGAGGAGCTCGCCGACCGGGAAGTCCCCGTGGAATACCCTGCGGAGAAGCTGCGCCTGTTCATGTACCACAGGGTGATTCTATCCTGCAGCCCATCCGTGGGGAGGGAATGTGTTGCCCTGCTGGTGCACAGACCGGATGGGATGATCTCCTTCGCCCGACCGGGCGACGAGAGATGGACCCATATCAACCGGACAACGAGCAATGGATCGCTCAAATGGGATACCGGCTATACCGATGCGCTTTACAACAAGAATGATGGCTTGTTCTACCTGTTGAGCTTTGACGGTTCTATATGCGCGTTGGATCTAAGTGGGTCAAGTCCAGTTGCGAGGAACATTGTGAAGAAAAATACACAGTGGGATAATCCTAGCAAATACATTGTGCTGGCACCATGGGGCGATCTCTTGGAGGTGTGGAGGTTGAGAGACTTTGATGAACCTGATGAAACTCCTGAATGTTCTTCTGCTGAGTTTGAGGATCGATCTGATAAGTGGTTAACAGAAGAAATTATGCTATATAAAGTTGATATCGATAAGCAGAAACTTGTTAAGATAAGCAGCATCGGGGATTATGCTCTGTTCCTTGGTTTCAATTCTGTGGTGTGCCTTCCAACAGAGAATTTTCCTATGTTAAAACCTGATTGTGCTTATCTTTCTGATGAATTTTATGAAGAAATATGTGTCAAGAGGCATAACTGGCGAGAAATAGGCATTTGGGATTTGAAAAATTGCAAACTGCAGAGCCTTGGTGATGTGGAGTCTCTTCATGCTTGGCGTAATTGGCCATCGCCTATTTGGATAACACCATCTCTTAGTTAG